The DNA sequence GGATTGGGAAGAAGTAAAAATGAATAACCAAAAAATTCTGATTATCGATGATGATCCTGATTACACTATAGCCACCAAAGTCATTCTTAAAAGAGAAGGTTATCAGGTAATCTCTGCTGTTGATGGGAATCAAGGAATTGAAAAAGCAAGATCGGAAAAACCGGATCTGATCTTAATGGATGTCATGTTGCCCGATACCGATGGTTTTTCTATTTGCCGGGAATTTTTTTTTCAAGACTGTAACTAATTTTGCCGAAGCAAGATTAGCAGCAGTTGTCATGGGAGCTTTGGTTCCCTGCATAATGACTTCCAGAGCGGATTCGGATGAATCGAAATTACTTTCGATAGCTCTGGCAACCTTTCTCTCAAACAAGAAAAAATCTTGAAAACGGTTTCCCACAGAGGAATTCTTTCAAATCGACCTTTTCAACGATTGGAGATGAATGGTTGCTTGAGTATAATAACCATTGAAAAGATTTAGCAGGAAGATAATACTTATAAATCTTTTCAAAGTAAAAATAGGAGATAAAATGAACAAATTCGAGGAAAAGAACAAAAAAGTAATTTTTATTGTAGATGATGATCACGATCTTGTCGAATCAACAAAAGCAATTCTGGAAAACAGTA is a window from the Candidatus Cloacimonadota bacterium genome containing:
- a CDS encoding response regulator transcription factor, with translation MNNLIGVDWEEVKMNNQKILIIDDDPDYTIATKVILKREGYQVISAVDGNQGIEKARSEKPDLILMDVMLPDTDGFSICREFFFQDCN